AGAGAGGCAAAGGAGGGAAATCaggaaaatgcaattaaaagacatttccccgcctgaaaataaaaccaaagtgTTCAGAGCGAAACCAGTTCCTAAATGTGTTTATAGTCCAGATTTCAGTGACAAGCTAAAGGAGGAGGAGCTCTACAGAGAAATCAGGATCAGGATgagagctgaggagctgctaCAAAATTCATCGGTGCCCAACAGCAGACTGGCCTTAAAAGAGaccaacaaaaagaagaaacacaagAGCATTGAACCAAAGCGAACGGAACAGAAACCCAAGATCAAATCAAGCGTTCCAGATTTTGAACTCCTACATGAGAAATTCCAGAAACGCCTcctgcaacaaaaaaaagtgaaacaccTCACAGTCTGTGAGCCTTTCGACCTTCGTACTTCGTACATCCCCTCAAAAAAGGGCAAGATCTTGAAGGACATTCAAGAGGATGaagaaaaattgaaggaaaCACGGTGGCCATTTGCCTCTCCGAGACGGAAACCTCAGATGGGGCAGTCAGGGGCAAACCCACATCTCTTGGGAGGAGGAAAATCCAAATCTCCCAAAAACACAGAATCCACGAGACGACGGCTACAAGCCCTAAGGTGACTGCTTAGAGATGCTCTACTTTATATATGCTTgcaaagtagattttttttggtattaatatatatttggtattttatttgGTATTATTTTTGGTATTTCTATGTATGTAATTAGTTCTTCCATGCAGTGAATATAGGGCTTAGTTTGTTAAAGGCTTATAATATAAatcctaaaatatttaaatataggACTTAATTAGTATTTATTATTGTTAAAGGAACACTAGTGCATTTTTGTCAGAATGTCCCTAGGAAGACAAATGACTGCTGTTTTCCGGGATATCCTGAATCCCTTAAAATGGCACATACCTTGTGTCCTCTCATGGCAaccctgtttttctctttggaatTATCTTTGCCAAAGCTTCCTTTGCTCTAGATTTAAGATGAATTCAGCCTTAGTTTATTTTCCCCACCAGGAATTCCCttgaggaaaagagaaagctggaagaacaacaaaaaaggaacagaacCAAGCAGAAACAAAGAACGAGAAAATTCCAGAGAATTGTAATGGCTCGGGCTGAGGCCAATGACCCACATCAGAGCCTAGCTCAGATGTCTAAATCCAGATTAAAAACATTCAGGTATTTTGTTGCATTGCCCTGAATCCTGAACACCTCCATCAACAATGAGAAGGAGAGGTTTAGGATTGCATTGTATGTTAAACATACAATGTGTAAAAAGATAGTATAATCTAAGTTTAGATACTTACACATGATAAATTAAACATGGTGCAAGCAGCTGGTAAAAAAGTGGTCAAACTTAGTATTTCAACTGGGAAATTGTTGCCAATCTGTATGAACTCAGAGTATAGAAATTTACAgcatatagaaatatatatattccaCCTTAGAGTATTATAGATTCACTAACAGGGGAACTCTCGTGTTTTCTGAATTCATGTATcaattaaagaggaaaaagctataaaaatcaaaaggaaagggaacagTGTGGATACAGAATATCCTTGCAGAACTGGATACAGCACTGATGTTGGTACAACTTTGGTGCAGCAATGGACATTTCACAATTCACTTCTTTGTCCCAGCAGGTCCCCACTGAAGAGAGAGATTaaagcaggaatattttaacTTCACAGTGTAACAGCAGCGACCCAGGAAGCTGCTGGTGTTCAGGAGGAATGGGATCCAAAGTTCCCTGGAGTAGAGATGCAATTCAAAGACTGTTAGTGTACGACTGAGTACACAGGGAAGAACACCAGGGCCTTCTTGGAGTGCTGTAAGCTGTCACTCCAGCTCTGACACGGCTCTAAACACCATGATTGCTGCTTGGGCTCGTGTTTGGGGCTAAATTAACCCTTTCTGCTTATTGTTCTTTCTAATGCCCCCAAAAATGAATCCTGTTTGAACAAGCCTTAGTGAGGTTTGTGATCTGGGCTGGCCCAGTGGCACTGCTGCGGTATTGTCACTTTAAGGTGCTGTTACGTGGGGATGGTGAGAAGCACCGACTGCTCTGCCCCTGTTGCTTCATGCCTGGGCAGGATTCTTGGGCAGCAGCCACGAATCCTAATTTCCAGCAAGCCGGCATACTGTTAATAACAGGAGCTTTGTAATCTGTGTGTCCTCGGGCATGTGGGCTGCTGACTCTGggacagaagcagaaaacaatgGAGTCAGAGTAGGTGGAGAACTAAGAGAGGCAGTGGGTGATTGCAGATGTGATTTGAGTTCAGTCAACAGCAAATTTCACATTACAGTATTCAGCTTAATCAGATTTCAGGAGCTCCTGTCTGTGTGTAAAATGGTTATTGCAAAGCAAGATTACTTCCCCGGTGCTGATGCAGAGGCTGGTGCAAGTGTTTAACCTGATAATGCTcatttcagcacagctgggcaatGAGGTCTCTCGGTGGCAGTGCCCTTTCAAAGCAAGGAGCAACTTGGAAGTTCACTTCCCAACATGGTGAGGAGCTCAGAGATGGTcagggagagaggctggaggaggcagaggtgTAAAATGCACCCCCCGATCTCATCTTTGTCCTGAAGTGCCTGACCTGCAGTGCCAGATCTGCCCAGTTCAGAGGCACATCACAGAGCTGCCTGTCCCACACTGAAGAGAGATTACAGCTCGTTCCACCTCAATTATCCAGTGCTCCCTGTGATCCCAGAGACCATTTCAGTTATGAATCAACAGTTGCATTATCCTGCTCTACTGACTGGGCCCTTGAAAAACCAACTCAGGAAAAAGTGTTCCATGATCCAGAATGTGGCCATGGCTCCTGGGAGATCAGCTGCTAAAGTAGCAAGATTCTCACCATCAGACTTTAAAagtactgatttttatttaatgctgtACTTTCCTATGGTGTATCCTGTTTCATTTTGCTCAGAACAACTGGAAGATCTCTATGAAATCAGcatgtaaaaaaccccaagtatCCAAATTTCTTTCtacaaaaaccccaagaatCCAAACTCAGCCTCTATTTAACTCCAGTAGCCAGGACCTGCCTCTGCTTAGCCAAAGTGACTCCCTCAGAGATGAATTGTTCAGTACCTTTTATGTACCTTGAAGTATGACAACACTTAATTTGTTATGAGTGATTTAACTGCTGTAGGAaattactccttgtcctataAATTAATAATGATTTCTCTTGTGCTCTGCTTCCTGTAGGAACAACGAGAAGCAGAGAAGGCAGGAATATTTGCAAGAATTGCAAGAAATGCAAGAAAGAGTAAAACAGATGCCGTTGCTTTTTGAAAGAGTCACTCAGGTTGCCTTGTTTCTGAACTGCTAATTCATCTTGACTGATACTGAATAAGACATTTGTAATACAATATTTTTAGAAGATACttaaaaaacacttttcagGGCAGTGTTTATCCATTTCAACCTCTGTTGCCCTATCTCCATATAAATATCAGTAATTTTTGTGACATGCTTGCACAGGGAACAGAGAACTGTTGTAAAGGTGTGTCTGGTTCAGTTACAACATGAGTAACTCTGGCCACAACCAAACATTGCTGGTACAGAAAAGTAAAACCTGGTATAAATTTTTCAAGTATTGTTTTGCCTTTCTTAGCTGCAGCGAATAACCATTTCCACTTGTCAGCTGCAAATAATGAAACAGAGgattaatagaaataaaagtatcAAGATACAGGCATTTAATGCATTAGATAACATTTAACCATTGtgtttttcctacagaaaaatgCCAGAATAGCTGCAGAGAAGTATTATTCAAACAGACTGAGAGCACTGGGGATCTGCCCAGAGTTTGTTTCAAAGAAGGGAGGAGCAGCCCAATCACTGCAGTTCTCCACTGCTGGAGATTTTACCTCCATCGCTGTCAGAGAAAGGTAGAGATGACTgaagactttttctttctgcccacTACATATCTAATAACTAGAACATTTTTCATGTGTAGATTTAagggttttttaatgatttctaGTATTTCCCAGGGAACTATTTGATGATGTGGTGTGTTAGCATTAGTATGTACTTTTGATTGGTTTTCctgaattaaatattatttcctaAAACAGAGGAGAGCTGCTTAACCAAACAGGTTATGTTATGTAAtacacttcaaagaaaaatgaagaaaaacatttcttgtttgttcCTTTCATCAAAAATTCTGGCAGGTTGCTGTGAGTCACTacctttaaattttaatttttttaagtgaaccTTATTAAAAATAGTTACTAGTATCTCTTGGTTGTTATGAtttaaaaggaagcagaaataaaaaaaaaaatgggaatatgTAAGCAATACTGTTGAGTTACTTTCTAGCATAAAGAGAGACTCTTGTgtccccccttccctttcccttccccagtTCCACCCCAGCCAAGACTACCAGGCTTTGCCCTGAATTACGTAAAGGTGCTTTAACACCTCCTGGAAAGCATAttcccagaaaataaaaccccacgTGTAATTTGTCTTTTCAGAACCATCAAggttaaagtgaaaaaaagggAATCCTTTGAGGAAGCAGCTGAACACAATCCCCAATCTGTGCGctcctgggaggaggaggagaaggaagaggaggaggaggaggaagagaagggaaaaggtgTCAAAACCTCCACCCCAGATGAGCAGCACAGTGATCTGGAGGATGGGGATGAAGCCAGAGCCAGCCCTTATGTCCATGAGCCTGGGTCCAACCCACCCTCAGGCCAGCACAATgacgaggaagaggaggaggaagaggaggcggaagaggaggaggaagcaaagTCAGGCCCATCACTTGGTCATtcccaggaggaagaggaagcagaagcCAAGGTAGACCTGTCACTTGGCCATtcccaggaggaggaagaggaggaagagaaagcaaaggcagGCCCATCCCTTGGCCATtcccaggaggaggaagaggaggaggaggaggagtccAGAACCAGCTCTCGGTCTGAGGGGTCCCACGAGCACGAAGAGGAAGCTCAGTCAGACCCCGAAGCTGAGGGTGCCTTCCAGTATGAGGATGAGGAATATGAGAGTGATGATTCTGAGGAGAAGCCCAGTGATGAGGAGGGTGACTGACAGGAACGAGATAGGATGGGCTGGCACTCAGGAGCCTCTTCCACTGCTGGCTGTGGAACAGACACCAGAGAAAAAATTGGTGCTTTGCTACAAATCCaaaattctgtggttttttacCTCGTAGTTTAAGAGACCTGCCAGTGCAGGaattttggttgttttccaGTAAGAAAGCTCAAGTTCTTAGTTTTcaccaagaaaataatttacttttgtATTAATCTTCTTTATTGCACTCTTCTGTGACACTAGTGCACCTC
The window above is part of the Corvus moneduloides isolate bCorMon1 chromosome 3, bCorMon1.pri, whole genome shotgun sequence genome. Proteins encoded here:
- the FAM161A gene encoding protein FAM161A isoform X1 codes for the protein MEDAHRAARLAASCLRTPLDPRTRAPAALYERGPPPAAAQDSFDLDSNTNREQTPAPRRDCDKWIDFSKMCYSNQEYYLKLEELKNAHMETMAKLESMYRNKLFLKGVQPLDKRNDTSPKCCRPTWDKSSYQPLNLHKSFSDSDLSDPLGSSISDVSDGELAIEENDSETASSSFAKQQIEKMWDGFSLEDYISRAKHSLPNSPACRKVHKKQKVWSPRVTVPKPFQMTIREAQKKEQNIKSKSQIELENHLLKKQLEEEAECQKKFRANPVPAAVFLPLYHDIVQRNEERRRSVRERSKLKLLASQKPFKFIERERQRREIRKMQLKDISPPENKTKVFRAKPVPKCVYSPDFSDKLKEEELYREIRIRMRAEELLQNSSVPNSRLALKETNKKKKHKSIEPKRTEQKPKIKSSVPDFELLHEKFQKRLLQQKKVKHLTVCEPFDLRTSYIPSKKGKILKDIQEDEEKLKETRWPFASPRRKPQMGQSGANPHLLGGGKSKSPKNTESTRRRLQALRNSLEEKRKLEEQQKRNRTKQKQRTRKFQRIVMARAEANDPHQSLAQMSKSRLKTFRNNEKQRRQEYLQELQEMQERVKQMPLLFERVTQKNARIAAEKYYSNRLRALGICPEFVSKKGGAAQSLQFSTAGDFTSIAVRERTIKVKVKKRESFEEAAEHNPQSVRSWEEEEKEEEEEEEEKGKGVKTSTPDEQHSDLEDGDEARASPYVHEPGSNPPSGQHNDEEEEEEEEAEEEEEAKSGPSLGHSQEEEEAEAKVDLSLGHSQEEEEEEEKAKAGPSLGHSQEEEEEEEEESRTSSRSEGSHEHEEEAQSDPEAEGAFQYEDEEYESDDSEEKPSDEEGD
- the FAM161A gene encoding protein FAM161A isoform X2 — encoded protein: MEDAHRAARLAASCLRTPLDPRTRAPAALYERGPPPAAAQDSFDLDSNTNREQTPAPRRDCDKWIDFSKMCYSNQEYYLKLEELKNAHMETMAKLESMYRNKLFLKGVQPLDKRNDTSPKCCRPTWDKSSYQPLNLHKSFSDSDLSDPLGSSISDVSDGELAIEENDSETASSSFAKQQIEKMWDGFSLEDYISRAKHSLPNSPACRKVHKKQKVWSPRVTVPKPFQMTIREAQKKEQNIKSKSQIELENHLLKKQLEEEAECQKKFRANPVPAAVFLPLYHDIVQRNEERRRSVRERSKLKLLASQKPFKFIERERQRREIRKMQLKDISPPENKTKVFRAKPVPKCVYSPDFSDKLKEEELYREIRIRMRAEELLQNSSVPNSRLALKETNKKKKHKSIEPKRTEQKPKIKSSVPDFELLHEKFQKRLLQQKKVKHLTVCEPFDLRTSYIPSKKGKILKDIQEDEEKLKETRWPFASPRRKPQMGQSGANPHLLGGGKSKSPKNTESTRRRLQALRNNEKQRRQEYLQELQEMQERVKQMPLLFERVTQKNARIAAEKYYSNRLRALGICPEFVSKKGGAAQSLQFSTAGDFTSIAVRERTIKVKVKKRESFEEAAEHNPQSVRSWEEEEKEEEEEEEEKGKGVKTSTPDEQHSDLEDGDEARASPYVHEPGSNPPSGQHNDEEEEEEEEAEEEEEAKSGPSLGHSQEEEEAEAKVDLSLGHSQEEEEEEEKAKAGPSLGHSQEEEEEEEEESRTSSRSEGSHEHEEEAQSDPEAEGAFQYEDEEYESDDSEEKPSDEEGD
- the FAM161A gene encoding protein FAM161A isoform X3 gives rise to the protein MTLLQSAVDSDLSDPLGSSISDVSDGELAIEENDSETASSSFAKQQIEKMWDGFSLEDYISRAKHSLPNSPACRKVHKKQKVWSPRVTVPKPFQMTIREAQKKEQNIKSKSQIELENHLLKKQLEEEAECQKKFRANPVPAAVFLPLYHDIVQRNEERRRSVRERSKLKLLASQKPFKFIERERQRREIRKMQLKDISPPENKTKVFRAKPVPKCVYSPDFSDKLKEEELYREIRIRMRAEELLQNSSVPNSRLALKETNKKKKHKSIEPKRTEQKPKIKSSVPDFELLHEKFQKRLLQQKKVKHLTVCEPFDLRTSYIPSKKGKILKDIQEDEEKLKETRWPFASPRRKPQMGQSGANPHLLGGGKSKSPKNTESTRRRLQALRNSLEEKRKLEEQQKRNRTKQKQRTRKFQRIVMARAEANDPHQSLAQMSKSRLKTFRNNEKQRRQEYLQELQEMQERVKQMPLLFERVTQKNARIAAEKYYSNRLRALGICPEFVSKKGGAAQSLQFSTAGDFTSIAVRERTIKVKVKKRESFEEAAEHNPQSVRSWEEEEKEEEEEEEEKGKGVKTSTPDEQHSDLEDGDEARASPYVHEPGSNPPSGQHNDEEEEEEEEAEEEEEAKSGPSLGHSQEEEEAEAKVDLSLGHSQEEEEEEEKAKAGPSLGHSQEEEEEEEEESRTSSRSEGSHEHEEEAQSDPEAEGAFQYEDEEYESDDSEEKPSDEEGD